A genomic window from Lactobacillus sp. ESL0677 includes:
- the rpoC gene encoding DNA-directed RNA polymerase subunit beta', whose protein sequence is MIDVNKFESMQIGLASPNKIRSWSYGEVKKPETINYRTLKPEKDGLFDERIFGPTKDWACACGKYKGVRYRGIVCDRCGVEVTSAKVRRERMGHIELAAPVTHIWYFKGIPSRMGLILDMSPRLLEEVIYFAAYIVIDPGDTDLEFKQLMTEAEYREQKAKFGSRFVAKMGAEAIRDLLRKVDLAKEVTDLKKELETATGQKRTRAIRRLDILDAFKDSGNKPEWMVIDAVPVIPPDLRPMVQLEGGRFATSDLNDLYRRVINRNNRLKRLLDLNAPNIIVQNEKRMLQEAVDALIDNGRRGRPVVGPGNRPLKSLSHMLKGKQGRFRQNLLGKRVDYSGRSVIDVSPKLKFYQCGVPRPMALELFKPFVMHELVKRKIASNIKSAKRKIDREDDDVWDVLEDVIKERTVLLNRAPTLHRLSIQAFEPVLVPGKSIRLHPLACEAYNADFDGDQMAIHVPLSDEAVAESRLLMLAAHHILAPKDGKPIVTPSQDIVLGNYWLTQAERGREGEGMIFNSPAEATVAYNNGDIHYHTIIGMSADSMPKKSWPKGYEHGIFITTYGRVIFNQITPEDYFYINEPTEENLNNPLAPKYFLEPGEDIHEKIDSVGDELVATPFKKSFLSDSIATIYKYYKVQRTSEYLDDLKKLGYTSSTTSGITIGMTDVPEINDKDEKVAKAHKQVDVVSKQFRRGLITEQERHDRVISIWNECKDQVQNEIAQIYDPRNPITIMADSGARGNISNFTQLAGMRGLMATPNGGLFEIPVTSNFKEGLSVLELFMSTHGARKGMTDTALKTAQSGYLTRRLVDVAQDVIIREDDCGTDRGIHVHAIMEGDELIEPLYDRLLGRFTAETVKDPKTGEVLAGPNEMMDENLAHKICDAGVTDVKIRSILICDTPHGVCRKCYGMNLATGEEVEVGEAVGTVAAQSIGEPGTQLTLRTFHNGGVAGAEDITQGLPRVQELFEARNPKGRAIISEVDGIIDSIQENPAEHTREITVKGKIDTRSYSIPYTASVAVAEGDFVNRGDKLTLGSVDPKELIQVTDTLTTEEYILVEVQKAYRMQGVDISDKHVEVLTRQMLQKVRILDPGETDLLPGAVMDIGDFKERNKSVIISGGIPATAQSVILGITKAALETNSFLSAASFQETTRVLTDASIRGKNDPLLGLKENVIIGKIIPAGTGLPIYRNMEPEADVKKPQSVYSIADIEKKMKEADKAKEPQK, encoded by the coding sequence TTGATCGATGTAAATAAGTTTGAAAGCATGCAAATTGGCCTTGCATCACCTAACAAGATCCGCAGCTGGTCATACGGTGAAGTTAAGAAGCCAGAAACAATTAACTACCGTACTTTAAAGCCAGAAAAAGACGGTTTGTTTGATGAAAGAATTTTCGGGCCAACGAAAGACTGGGCTTGTGCATGTGGTAAATATAAGGGTGTTCGTTACCGCGGGATCGTTTGTGATCGCTGTGGGGTTGAAGTCACCTCTGCCAAAGTTAGAAGAGAGCGGATGGGCCACATTGAGTTGGCTGCTCCTGTTACTCATATCTGGTACTTTAAGGGTATTCCATCACGGATGGGATTAATTCTTGATATGTCACCAAGATTACTAGAAGAAGTAATTTATTTTGCGGCTTATATCGTAATCGATCCGGGTGACACTGACCTTGAATTTAAGCAATTAATGACTGAAGCTGAATATCGTGAACAAAAGGCAAAATTCGGTAGTCGCTTTGTTGCCAAGATGGGTGCTGAAGCTATCCGTGATTTATTACGGAAAGTTGATTTGGCTAAGGAAGTTACCGATTTAAAGAAAGAATTGGAAACTGCAACTGGTCAAAAACGGACACGGGCAATTAGACGTCTAGATATTTTAGATGCCTTCAAAGATTCAGGCAATAAACCTGAATGGATGGTTATTGATGCCGTTCCAGTTATCCCGCCGGACTTACGGCCAATGGTTCAACTAGAAGGTGGCCGGTTTGCGACCTCCGACTTGAATGACCTTTACCGCCGGGTAATTAACCGGAATAACCGGTTGAAGAGATTGCTTGACTTAAACGCACCAAACATTATCGTGCAAAACGAAAAGCGGATGTTGCAAGAAGCTGTCGATGCTTTGATTGATAATGGCCGTCGTGGTCGTCCAGTTGTTGGACCAGGTAACCGACCATTGAAGTCATTGTCACACATGCTTAAAGGTAAGCAAGGACGTTTCCGTCAAAACTTGCTTGGTAAGCGTGTTGACTATTCAGGTCGTTCGGTTATTGACGTTTCACCGAAATTGAAATTCTATCAATGTGGTGTTCCGCGGCCAATGGCGCTGGAATTGTTCAAGCCATTCGTAATGCACGAATTAGTTAAGCGTAAGATTGCTTCTAACATTAAGAGTGCTAAGCGTAAGATTGATCGTGAAGACGATGATGTCTGGGATGTATTGGAAGATGTAATTAAGGAAAGAACGGTTCTGTTAAACCGTGCCCCTACTTTGCACCGTTTGAGTATCCAAGCCTTCGAACCAGTTTTGGTTCCAGGTAAATCAATCCGTTTGCACCCATTAGCTTGTGAAGCTTACAATGCCGACTTCGATGGGGACCAAATGGCTATCCACGTTCCATTATCAGATGAAGCTGTTGCTGAATCACGGTTGTTGATGTTAGCTGCGCATCATATCTTGGCACCAAAAGATGGTAAGCCAATCGTTACACCTTCACAGGATATCGTGTTGGGTAACTACTGGTTAACTCAGGCTGAACGTGGTCGTGAGGGTGAAGGTATGATTTTCAACTCACCTGCAGAAGCTACAGTTGCATACAATAATGGTGATATTCACTACCATACAATCATTGGTATGTCAGCTGATTCAATGCCGAAGAAATCATGGCCTAAGGGTTATGAACATGGTATTTTCATTACCACTTATGGTCGAGTAATTTTTAACCAAATTACACCAGAAGATTACTTCTACATTAATGAGCCAACCGAAGAAAACTTGAACAATCCACTAGCACCTAAGTACTTCTTAGAACCTGGTGAAGACATTCATGAAAAGATTGACAGTGTTGGTGACGAATTAGTTGCAACACCATTCAAGAAGTCATTTTTGTCTGATTCAATTGCGACAATTTACAAGTATTACAAGGTTCAAAGAACCTCAGAATACCTTGATGATTTGAAGAAGTTAGGCTACACTAGCTCAACTACTTCCGGAATTACCATTGGGATGACTGATGTTCCAGAAATTAATGATAAGGACGAAAAGGTTGCTAAGGCACACAAGCAAGTTGATGTTGTTTCTAAACAATTTAGACGTGGCTTGATTACTGAGCAAGAGCGGCACGATCGGGTTATTAGCATTTGGAATGAATGTAAGGATCAAGTTCAAAACGAAATTGCGCAGATTTATGATCCACGTAATCCAATTACAATCATGGCCGACTCTGGTGCCCGTGGTAACATTTCTAACTTTACACAGTTAGCCGGAATGCGTGGCTTGATGGCCACTCCTAACGGTGGGTTGTTTGAAATTCCTGTTACGTCAAACTTCAAGGAAGGTTTGTCAGTTTTGGAATTGTTCATGTCCACTCACGGTGCCCGTAAGGGAATGACTGATACGGCCTTGAAGACTGCTCAGTCAGGTTACTTGACACGGCGGTTAGTTGATGTTGCTCAGGATGTTATTATTCGTGAAGACGATTGTGGTACTGATCGTGGCATTCACGTTCACGCCATCATGGAAGGTGACGAATTAATCGAGCCTTTGTACGATCGTTTGCTTGGTCGTTTCACTGCTGAAACTGTTAAGGATCCTAAGACTGGTGAAGTACTTGCTGGTCCAAATGAAATGATGGATGAAAACTTAGCTCACAAGATTTGTGATGCTGGTGTTACTGATGTCAAGATTCGTTCAATCCTGATCTGTGATACACCTCACGGTGTTTGTCGTAAGTGTTACGGAATGAACTTGGCTACTGGTGAAGAAGTTGAAGTCGGTGAAGCAGTTGGTACTGTTGCCGCTCAATCAATCGGTGAACCTGGTACACAGTTGACTTTGCGTACTTTCCACAACGGTGGGGTTGCCGGTGCTGAAGATATTACTCAGGGTCTTCCTCGTGTGCAAGAATTGTTTGAAGCTCGTAACCCTAAAGGTCGGGCAATCATTTCTGAAGTTGATGGTATCATTGATTCAATTCAAGAAAACCCAGCTGAACATACGCGTGAAATCACTGTTAAGGGTAAGATTGATACCAGAAGTTACAGTATTCCTTATACTGCTTCTGTCGCTGTTGCCGAAGGTGACTTTGTTAACCGTGGTGACAAGTTGACTTTGGGTTCTGTTGATCCTAAGGAATTAATTCAAGTAACTGATACCTTGACAACTGAAGAGTACATTTTAGTTGAAGTTCAAAAAGCCTACAGAATGCAGGGGGTAGACATTTCTGACAAGCACGTCGAAGTCTTAACTCGGCAAATGTTGCAAAAAGTTCGGATCCTTGATCCAGGCGAAACTGACTTATTGCCAGGTGCTGTAATGGATATTGGTGACTTTAAGGAACGCAACAAGTCAGTTATTATTTCTGGTGGTATCCCAGCTACTGCACAAAGTGTTATCTTGGGAATTACTAAGGCTGCCCTTGAAACTAATAGTTTCTTGTCAGCTGCCTCATTCCAGGAAACAACTCGTGTTCTGACTGATGCATCAATCAGAGGCAAGAACGATCCATTGCTTGGTTTGAAAGAAAATGTTATTATCGGTAAGATTATTCCAGCTGGTACTGGTCTTCCAATTTACCGTAATATGGAACCTGAGGCTGATGTTAAGAAGCCACAATCTGTTTACTCAATCGCTGATATTGAGAAAAAGATGAAGGAAGCTGACAAGGCTAAGGAACCACAAAAGTAG
- the rpoB gene encoding DNA-directed RNA polymerase subunit beta — protein sequence MLNGHVVNYGKHRTRRSFSRIKEVLKLPNLTDVQTESYKWFLDEGIKEVFDDIMPISDFSGKLSLEYMGYKLQKPKYTVDEARDHDATYSAPMHVTLKLTNQKTGEIKTQDVFFGDLPLMTESGSFIINGAERVIVSQLVRSPSVYYSGDYDKNGRQIFGTTVIPNRGAWLEFETDAKNISYVRVDRTRKLPLTVLIRAMGIGSDGDILDVFGQSDTLQFTLDKDVHKNPADSRVAEALKDVYERLRPGEPKTTDSSRSLLYARFFDPRRYDLASVGRYKVNKKLSLKNRLYGQTLAETLADPDTGEIIAKKGTVVTHEVMDTLEKYLDRDDFKMVTYEPSKEGVLPDPINVQEIKVYSKVNPERVVKMMSNGHIDKSVKYLTPADVLASINYFLLLQDEIGNVDDIDHLGNRRIRRVGELLQNQFRIGLARMERVVRERMSIQDPSTVTPQQLINIRPIVASIKEFFGSSQLSQFMDQHNPLGELTHKRRMSALGPGGLTRDRAGYEVRDVHYTQYGRLCPIETPEGPNIGLINSLATYAVINKYGFIETPYRRVSWKTHKVTDKIDYLTADVEDNYIIAGANTPLNPDGSFKDELILARSKEDNVEVSPDKIDYMDVIPKQVVSVASACIPFLENDDSNRALMGANQQRQAAPLINPHSSLVGTGMEYRAAHDSGAALIAKAAGKVEYVDANSIRIRRADSTLDEYVLEKYRRSNNSKSYNQTPNVKLGDEVVEGEVIANGPTMDHGELALGQNPVIAFMTWNMYNYEDSIMLSERLVKDDVYTSISIEDYESEARDTKLGPEEITRELPNVGEDALKDLDGEGIIRIGAEVHDGDILVGKVTPKGVTELSAEERLLHAIFGEKAREVRDTSLRVPHGGGGIVRDVKVYTREKGDELSPGVNTLVRIYIAQKRKIQVGDKMSGRHGNKGTVAAVVPEEDMPYLPDGTPVDICLNPMGVPSRMNIGQLLELHLGWAANSLGIHVATPVFDGASEDDVWDTVHQAGIDKDGKTVLYDGRTGEPFHNRVSVGIMHYLKLTHMVDDKIHARSIGPYSLVTQQPLGGKAQFGGQRFGEMEVWALEAYGAAYTLQEILTYKSDDVVGRVKAYEAIVKGERIPKPGVPESFRVLVKELQSLGLDIRVLDMDHNEIELRDMDDDSNEHLNIDTLSKMAEEQQKKKLAEETAKSDGEDELVKEVKKTETAIDESDDDNKISK from the coding sequence TTGTTAAATGGACACGTAGTGAACTATGGTAAACACCGTACAAGACGTAGTTTTTCACGGATTAAAGAAGTGCTGAAACTACCTAACTTGACTGATGTTCAAACCGAATCATATAAGTGGTTTTTGGATGAAGGTATTAAGGAAGTCTTTGACGACATTATGCCAATTAGTGACTTCTCAGGTAAGCTTTCTTTGGAATACATGGGTTATAAATTACAAAAGCCTAAGTACACCGTTGATGAAGCCCGTGATCATGATGCGACTTATTCAGCACCAATGCACGTTACTTTGAAGTTAACTAACCAAAAAACCGGTGAAATTAAGACCCAAGATGTTTTCTTTGGCGATTTACCATTAATGACTGAATCTGGTTCATTCATTATTAACGGTGCCGAAAGAGTTATTGTTTCACAGTTAGTTAGATCGCCAAGTGTTTATTACTCAGGTGACTATGATAAGAATGGCCGCCAAATCTTTGGCACAACTGTCATTCCTAACCGTGGGGCATGGCTTGAATTTGAAACTGATGCTAAGAATATCTCATATGTTCGTGTTGACCGGACTCGTAAGTTGCCTTTGACTGTATTAATCAGAGCAATGGGGATTGGCTCAGACGGTGATATTTTAGATGTGTTTGGTCAAAGTGATACTTTACAATTCACTTTGGATAAGGATGTACATAAGAACCCTGCTGACTCACGAGTTGCAGAAGCATTAAAGGATGTTTATGAAAGATTACGTCCTGGTGAGCCGAAGACAACGGATTCTTCACGGTCTCTACTTTATGCTCGTTTCTTTGATCCGCGTCGTTACGACTTGGCTTCAGTTGGTCGTTACAAGGTCAACAAGAAGTTATCATTGAAGAACCGTTTATACGGTCAAACGTTAGCTGAAACTTTGGCTGATCCTGACACTGGTGAAATTATTGCTAAGAAGGGTACTGTTGTTACTCATGAAGTAATGGATACTTTAGAGAAGTACCTTGACCGCGATGACTTCAAAATGGTTACTTATGAACCATCTAAGGAAGGTGTTCTGCCAGATCCAATTAATGTTCAAGAAATCAAGGTTTACTCAAAGGTAAATCCAGAACGTGTTGTCAAGATGATGTCCAATGGTCACATTGACAAGAGTGTTAAGTACTTAACACCTGCTGATGTTTTGGCTTCAATCAATTACTTCTTGTTATTACAAGATGAAATTGGCAATGTTGATGATATTGACCACTTAGGTAACCGTCGTATTCGTCGAGTCGGTGAATTATTGCAAAATCAATTCAGAATTGGTTTAGCGAGAATGGAACGTGTTGTTCGGGAAAGAATGTCAATTCAAGACCCATCAACTGTTACGCCTCAACAATTAATTAACATTCGTCCAATCGTTGCCAGCATCAAGGAATTCTTTGGTTCCTCGCAACTGTCACAGTTCATGGATCAACATAACCCGCTGGGGGAATTAACGCACAAGCGTCGGATGTCTGCCCTAGGGCCTGGTGGTTTAACACGTGACCGTGCCGGATACGAAGTTCGGGATGTGCACTATACCCAATATGGTCGTTTATGTCCGATTGAAACGCCAGAAGGTCCAAACATTGGTTTGATTAACTCTTTGGCAACATACGCTGTGATTAACAAGTATGGCTTTATTGAAACACCATATCGTCGCGTTTCTTGGAAGACCCACAAGGTTACTGACAAGATTGACTACTTAACAGCCGATGTTGAAGATAACTATATTATTGCCGGAGCTAACACACCGCTTAATCCAGATGGTTCATTTAAAGATGAATTGATTTTGGCTCGTTCAAAGGAGGACAACGTCGAAGTTAGTCCAGATAAGATTGACTACATGGACGTTATTCCTAAGCAAGTTGTGTCTGTTGCTTCTGCATGTATCCCATTCCTTGAAAACGATGACTCTAACCGGGCTTTGATGGGTGCTAACCAGCAACGTCAGGCTGCGCCGTTAATTAATCCGCATAGTTCTCTTGTTGGAACTGGGATGGAATATCGTGCTGCTCACGATTCTGGTGCTGCTTTAATTGCTAAGGCTGCAGGTAAAGTTGAATATGTTGATGCTAACTCTATTCGAATTAGGCGTGCTGATAGTACTTTGGACGAATACGTTCTTGAAAAGTACCGTCGGTCAAACAACTCGAAGTCGTATAACCAAACACCAAACGTTAAGTTAGGTGATGAAGTTGTTGAAGGCGAAGTTATTGCTAACGGTCCAACAATGGATCACGGCGAATTAGCTTTGGGTCAAAACCCAGTAATTGCCTTCATGACTTGGAACATGTACAACTATGAAGACTCAATTATGTTGTCAGAACGACTTGTTAAGGATGATGTATACACCTCAATCAGTATTGAAGATTACGAATCTGAAGCTCGTGACACTAAGCTAGGTCCAGAGGAAATTACACGTGAATTGCCAAACGTTGGTGAAGATGCGTTAAAGGACCTCGATGGCGAAGGAATTATCCGCATCGGTGCTGAAGTTCACGATGGCGACATTTTGGTTGGTAAAGTTACACCTAAGGGTGTGACTGAGTTATCAGCTGAAGAAAGATTATTGCACGCTATCTTTGGTGAAAAGGCACGTGAAGTTCGAGATACTTCTTTGCGGGTACCTCACGGCGGCGGCGGAATTGTTCGCGACGTTAAGGTTTATACTCGTGAAAAGGGCGACGAATTATCACCAGGTGTTAACACCTTGGTTAGAATTTACATTGCCCAGAAGCGTAAGATCCAAGTCGGAGATAAGATGTCCGGTCGTCACGGTAACAAAGGTACGGTTGCTGCAGTTGTTCCAGAAGAAGATATGCCATACTTGCCAGATGGTACACCAGTTGATATTTGTTTGAACCCAATGGGTGTTCCTTCGCGTATGAACATTGGTCAGCTTTTGGAATTACACTTGGGCTGGGCTGCAAATAGCTTAGGTATTCACGTTGCAACACCAGTATTTGATGGTGCTAGTGAAGATGATGTTTGGGACACAGTTCACCAAGCCGGAATCGATAAAGACGGTAAGACTGTTCTTTACGATGGTCGTACAGGTGAACCATTCCACAACCGGGTTTCAGTTGGGATCATGCACTATCTGAAGTTGACTCACATGGTTGACGATAAGATTCACGCTCGTTCAATTGGGCCTTACTCACTTGTTACGCAACAACCTCTTGGTGGTAAAGCACAATTTGGTGGTCAGCGTTTTGGTGAAATGGAAGTTTGGGCTCTTGAAGCTTACGGTGCTGCGTACACTCTGCAAGAAATTTTGACTTACAAGTCAGATGATGTTGTTGGTCGTGTAAAGGCATACGAAGCAATTGTTAAGGGTGAAAGAATTCCTAAGCCAGGTGTTCCAGAATCATTCCGTGTTCTTGTTAAGGAATTACAATCATTAGGATTGGACATTCGCGTTCTTGACATGGATCATAATGAAATTGAATTACGTGACATGGATGATGATTCAAATGAACATTTGAATATTGATACTTTGTCGAAGATGGCTGAAGAGCAACAAAAGAAGAAGTTAGCCGAAGAAACTGCCAAATCTGATGGTGAAGACGAGCTAGTTAAGGAAGTCAAGAAGACTGAAACTGCCATTGACGAATCTGACGATGACAACAAGATTTCTAAATAA
- a CDS encoding ATP-dependent Clp protease ATP-binding subunit, producing the protein MKNSYSKSANQVLEIAREQAQNFHHRLIGTEHVLLAMVIESDGEAGKDLRAWGATPTAIREEIERYTGYGSAAKTSYMEMSPRLSMALAYAGTLAERGGSNEVKTSHILLGLISSEQVLAATILRNLNINIQGLRDDAQRSLGQEDNSEIDNDWFGAAPTEINNKPKSTTPTLDQVSVNLNERAENGQIDPVIGRDQEIARVIEILSRRTKNNPVLIGEPGVGKTAVAEAIATAIVNKKAPHDLLNKRVISLDLGGLVAGTKYRGEFEDRMKKIIKEITKDGKIILFVDEMHTLIGAGGAEGSIDAANILKPSLARGDIQMIGATTFDEYQKYVEKDQALARRFQQVRLNEPSRAESLAILTGLQAKYEKFHHVKFTKAALEDAVDLSSRYISNRYLPDKAIDLIDEAGAAVKIKTNKAPDNQLMQVNDQIKQVIDQKNQAAVNQNFVEAAKLQDRQNSLQLKRDKLANRLEEKVDSKAVVKSEDIAKVVSNWTGVPVTQMNRNELKQLANLENDLHRRIIGQDKAVSAVSRAVRRSRSGIKDENRPIGSFLFLGPTGVGKTELAKAIAAAMFGSENNLIRIDMSEYMDQIASSKLIGSAPGYVGYDEGGQLSEKVRRHPYSVVLLDEVEKAHPDVFNLLLQVLDDGFLTDSKGRKIDFRNTIIIMTSNLGSRSLFETQAVGFNADNSSQIKMRRERVKQALKQFFRPEFLNRIDETIIFDELNASQLRQIVTLLTRKLIDRLAKKGIQLKLSRAAMDKIAKDGYNPEMGARPLRRAIQTDVEDEVASMLIKGALQAGDLLKIGSNHDKLKFEVVKAVDAELVGIN; encoded by the coding sequence ATGAAGAACTCTTACAGTAAAAGTGCAAATCAAGTATTAGAGATTGCACGTGAACAAGCACAGAATTTTCATCATCGCTTAATTGGTACTGAACATGTACTGCTTGCGATGGTGATTGAATCAGATGGCGAAGCCGGCAAGGATTTGCGGGCTTGGGGAGCTACACCTACCGCTATTCGCGAAGAAATTGAGCGCTATACTGGTTATGGCTCTGCTGCTAAAACTAGTTATATGGAGATGTCACCGCGTTTGAGCATGGCATTAGCATATGCTGGCACATTAGCAGAGCGTGGTGGTTCAAACGAGGTTAAGACTAGTCATATTTTGCTTGGGCTAATTTCTAGTGAGCAAGTTTTAGCAGCGACTATTTTGCGTAATCTGAATATTAATATTCAAGGTTTGCGAGATGATGCTCAGCGCAGCCTTGGTCAAGAGGACAACTCAGAAATTGATAATGATTGGTTTGGTGCAGCACCAACTGAAATAAATAATAAGCCTAAGAGCACGACGCCGACTTTAGACCAAGTTTCGGTTAATTTAAATGAACGTGCAGAAAACGGACAGATTGATCCAGTGATTGGTCGCGATCAAGAGATTGCTCGAGTAATTGAAATCCTATCGCGGCGCACTAAGAATAATCCGGTCTTAATTGGGGAACCCGGTGTGGGTAAAACAGCGGTTGCTGAAGCAATCGCAACGGCGATCGTGAATAAAAAGGCACCACATGACTTATTAAATAAGCGGGTAATTTCGCTTGATTTGGGCGGCTTAGTAGCTGGAACCAAGTACCGCGGTGAGTTTGAAGACCGTATGAAGAAGATTATTAAAGAAATTACCAAAGATGGTAAAATTATTCTTTTTGTTGACGAAATGCATACCTTAATCGGTGCTGGTGGCGCCGAAGGCTCAATTGATGCAGCTAATATTTTGAAGCCATCACTTGCTCGCGGTGACATTCAAATGATTGGGGCAACAACTTTTGATGAATACCAAAAGTATGTGGAAAAGGATCAGGCTTTAGCCCGCCGCTTCCAACAAGTTCGACTCAATGAACCTTCACGAGCAGAATCACTAGCAATTTTAACTGGCTTACAAGCTAAATATGAAAAATTCCACCATGTTAAATTTACTAAGGCTGCTCTAGAGGATGCGGTGGATTTGTCCAGTCGCTATATCTCTAACCGTTATTTGCCTGACAAGGCAATTGACTTGATTGATGAGGCCGGTGCTGCAGTTAAGATTAAGACGAACAAGGCGCCTGACAATCAGTTAATGCAGGTTAATGACCAAATTAAGCAGGTAATTGATCAAAAGAATCAGGCAGCTGTCAACCAGAACTTTGTTGAAGCTGCTAAGCTGCAAGACCGACAAAACAGTTTGCAATTGAAGCGGGACAAGCTGGCTAATCGACTGGAAGAAAAAGTTGACAGTAAAGCTGTGGTCAAGTCGGAAGATATTGCTAAAGTGGTATCTAATTGGACTGGCGTTCCGGTTACGCAAATGAACCGAAACGAGTTGAAGCAGTTAGCCAACCTTGAAAATGATTTGCACCGCCGCATTATCGGTCAGGACAAGGCAGTTTCAGCAGTTAGTCGGGCAGTTCGCCGCAGCCGCAGCGGGATTAAGGATGAAAATCGTCCGATTGGCTCATTCTTATTTTTAGGACCAACTGGTGTTGGCAAGACCGAGCTGGCAAAAGCGATTGCGGCTGCAATGTTTGGCTCAGAAAATAATTTAATCAGAATTGATATGTCTGAATATATGGATCAGATTGCCAGCAGCAAGTTAATTGGTTCGGCTCCCGGCTACGTTGGCTACGATGAGGGCGGTCAGCTGTCCGAAAAGGTGAGACGTCACCCATATTCAGTTGTTCTGCTTGATGAAGTTGAGAAGGCACATCCTGACGTGTTTAACTTGTTATTGCAGGTTCTTGATGACGGCTTTTTAACCGATTCTAAGGGAAGAAAAATTGACTTCCGGAATACAATTATCATTATGACTTCTAACCTAGGTTCGCGTTCACTATTTGAAACCCAGGCAGTTGGCTTTAATGCCGATAATTCTAGCCAAATTAAGATGCGGCGTGAACGGGTTAAGCAGGCACTCAAGCAATTCTTCAGACCAGAATTCTTGAACCGAATTGACGAGACAATTATTTTTGATGAATTGAATGCTAGCCAATTGCGGCAAATCGTTACGCTCTTAACGCGCAAGTTAATCGATAGATTAGCTAAAAAGGGTATTCAGCTTAAGTTATCCCGAGCAGCAATGGATAAAATTGCCAAGGATGGTTATAATCCAGAAATGGGTGCTCGGCCGCTTAGACGAGCAATTCAGACTGATGTTGAAGATGAAGTTGCTTCAATGCTGATTAAAGGTGCACTGCAAGCTGGCGATTTACTCAAGATTGGCAGCAATCATGACAAGCTGAAGTTTGAAGTTGTTAAAGCAGTTGATGCAGAATTAGTTGGTATAAACTAA